Proteins co-encoded in one Spirosoma endbachense genomic window:
- a CDS encoding LLM class flavin-dependent oxidoreductase: MLHHPIQPVPIRTPQRVCEVSWFSDLCGEDTEFLSVRDPARSTFAHCRNIALTADQLGFSNLLLPTSYMPGQEVIPFAAGIAPDLQKISLLTAIRCGEMHPPMLARTLASLDHMLQGRLTINIINSDLPGYRENADFRYQRCAETIQILKQAWTSDRIEHDGPVYGRISLSVEPVKPYQQHGGPLLYFGGTSEGARDVCARYCDVFLMWPETEEMLYATVQDVAERAARYGRTIDFGLRIHIIVRETEAEARAWSNRLMSKFDPLRGAALKNASQSSWSLGVKRQNQLREEADMNGYIEPLLWTDIGKARSGAGAALVGSADQILEKINRYMDMGIRSFIFSGYPLIEEAEWFAQLILPRLPNVSMSMIQGRIPT; this comes from the coding sequence ATGCTTCATCATCCTATTCAACCTGTTCCAATTCGAACACCCCAGCGTGTTTGCGAAGTATCCTGGTTTTCTGATCTCTGTGGGGAAGACACCGAATTCCTGAGCGTTCGGGACCCTGCCCGAAGTACATTCGCTCATTGCCGCAACATCGCCCTTACTGCCGACCAGCTGGGATTCAGCAACCTGCTCCTGCCAACCTCATACATGCCTGGTCAGGAAGTAATTCCTTTTGCGGCCGGAATCGCGCCTGATCTTCAGAAAATCAGCTTATTAACGGCCATTCGCTGTGGTGAAATGCACCCGCCGATGCTAGCCCGTACGCTAGCTTCCCTCGATCACATGCTACAGGGACGGCTAACGATTAACATCATCAATTCTGATTTACCCGGTTATCGTGAAAACGCCGACTTTCGCTACCAGCGTTGCGCCGAAACCATTCAGATCCTGAAACAGGCCTGGACCAGCGATCGTATCGAACATGATGGCCCTGTGTATGGCCGTATATCGCTTTCAGTTGAACCCGTTAAACCCTATCAGCAGCATGGTGGACCACTGCTGTATTTCGGCGGAACATCAGAGGGGGCCCGAGACGTCTGTGCACGTTATTGCGACGTGTTTTTGATGTGGCCCGAAACCGAAGAAATGCTCTATGCTACGGTGCAGGACGTAGCCGAGCGGGCAGCCCGTTACGGGCGCACAATCGATTTTGGGCTACGTATTCACATTATCGTGCGCGAGACCGAGGCTGAAGCTCGTGCCTGGTCCAACCGATTAATGTCTAAATTCGACCCTTTACGTGGAGCTGCGTTAAAAAATGCCTCACAAAGCTCCTGGTCTCTGGGTGTAAAGCGACAAAATCAACTACGCGAAGAAGCCGACATGAATGGTTATATAGAACCGTTACTCTGGACCGACATCGGCAAGGCTCGCTCAGGAGCAGGCGCGGCACTCGTGGGAAGCGCCGATCAGATTCTTGAGAAAATCAACCGCTACATGGACATGGGTATACGGTCCTTTATATTCTCGGGCTATCCACTGATCGAAGAGGCCGAATGGTTTGCTCAGTTAATACTCCCTCGACTGCCAAACGTATCGATGTCGATGATTCAAGGCCGTATTCCGACCTAA
- a CDS encoding outer membrane beta-barrel protein produces the protein MKLSYQICCLILGLATSVLAQTTLNGSIRDEAGKPLPFATIALLSARDSSLVKGTISKETGVYEFENIQPGQYRLAASAVGYASTRSQTVSVGTTANKLPALILSPATKTLGEVTVTAQKPLFEQQIDRMVINVQSSITAAGGSALDILERSPGVTVNRQNNSLTMSGKGGVMVMLNGKLTRLPIATVMEMLAGMTASDIEKIELITTPPARYDAEGDAGLINIVTKKNSAYGTNGNLSATFGYGWYERPSATLNLNHRQQKLNLYGGYSFIRNRSWEEYALSRVVSQTDGPLMTDIVSNRYPLRTIHTARIGFDYTLNPHTTLSGLISGFSNKWSADMPTLSSVRKNQELISQNAILAHRTNHWQHGLINVNLRHVFPNKQEWSLDIDRLYYVNQNPAYYVNTIQNLKAATQDEQQFRTLKETPVRMWVLKTDFIKPLSAKGRLETGLKATTTSLNNSITLDRRVGDRWQADTLFTNRYSLTETILAGYASLNQPLDAKTTLQAGVRYEYTQTDIETPEGKLLVHRRYGNFFPSVFLSRKFSRKHAINLAYNRRITRPSYDDLAPFFVFYDPNTYVSGNPALFPTLSDAIQGNYIFKDTYIFSLKYTQSQNVIATLQPHLNPATNQLYYYPENMARQNTLALTTSLPIAITSWWQSQNNLTGFYQNLTTTYQSQPVNQKAYTLQLTSSHTIKLPRRFTAEVTGMYQSPSIVGLYRTRASGQVIVGVQKILTADKGTFRLAVSDLFWTNIYSTQSNIPALNLNDRGTYHFEPRVIRFTYSRNFGSQTVKAANRRATGSEEERGRLTQ, from the coding sequence ATGAAATTATCCTACCAAATCTGCTGCTTAATTTTGGGGTTGGCTACCTCCGTCCTGGCCCAAACGACCCTTAACGGATCGATTCGCGATGAAGCGGGTAAGCCCTTGCCCTTCGCCACAATTGCCTTGCTTAGTGCCCGCGATTCCAGTTTAGTTAAAGGTACCATCAGCAAAGAAACCGGTGTGTATGAATTCGAGAACATTCAACCGGGTCAGTATCGACTGGCGGCTTCGGCTGTGGGTTATGCCTCAACTCGCTCCCAAACCGTGTCGGTTGGCACTACGGCGAATAAGCTGCCTGCACTGATTCTGAGTCCAGCGACCAAAACGCTCGGCGAAGTGACGGTGACAGCTCAAAAACCCTTGTTCGAACAGCAGATTGACCGCATGGTGATCAATGTGCAAAGCAGCATTACAGCAGCTGGCGGCTCCGCTCTGGACATCCTCGAACGTTCGCCGGGCGTAACCGTTAACCGCCAGAACAATAGCCTGACCATGAGCGGCAAAGGGGGCGTGATGGTGATGCTTAACGGTAAACTTACGCGCTTGCCCATAGCGACGGTGATGGAAATGCTGGCGGGAATGACTGCCAGCGATATTGAAAAAATTGAACTCATAACCACACCACCCGCCCGCTATGATGCCGAGGGTGATGCAGGGCTTATCAATATTGTTACGAAGAAAAACAGTGCCTATGGTACCAATGGCAACCTGTCAGCTACGTTTGGCTACGGCTGGTATGAACGTCCTTCGGCTACGCTCAACCTCAACCACCGGCAACAGAAACTTAACCTATATGGCGGCTACTCATTTATCCGGAATCGGAGTTGGGAAGAGTATGCCCTGAGCCGTGTAGTGTCGCAAACCGACGGCCCCCTCATGACCGACATTGTCTCAAATCGCTATCCGCTTCGTACCATCCATACGGCCAGAATTGGGTTCGATTATACACTAAATCCACATACAACGCTGAGTGGGCTGATCTCAGGATTCAGCAATAAATGGTCGGCCGACATGCCCACACTTTCTTCGGTCCGGAAAAATCAGGAACTCATCAGCCAGAATGCAATACTGGCTCACCGAACCAACCACTGGCAGCATGGACTCATAAACGTTAATCTACGGCATGTTTTCCCGAATAAGCAGGAATGGAGCCTGGATATTGACCGGCTGTATTACGTCAATCAGAATCCTGCTTACTACGTCAATACTATTCAGAATCTAAAGGCAGCTACGCAGGATGAGCAACAATTCAGGACACTGAAAGAAACACCTGTTCGAATGTGGGTACTCAAAACAGACTTTATAAAGCCGCTCAGCGCGAAAGGTCGTTTAGAAACCGGCCTGAAAGCGACTACTACCTCGCTCAATAATTCCATCACTTTAGATCGGCGAGTTGGGGATCGCTGGCAAGCGGATACGCTTTTCACCAATCGATATAGCCTCACCGAGACGATTCTGGCCGGGTATGCCAGCCTAAACCAGCCACTCGATGCTAAAACAACGCTTCAGGCCGGGGTTCGCTATGAATATACCCAAACCGACATTGAAACTCCGGAAGGAAAATTGTTGGTACACCGGCGATATGGCAACTTTTTCCCGAGTGTCTTTCTGTCCCGAAAATTCAGTAGGAAACACGCCATCAACCTGGCCTATAACCGACGGATCACTCGGCCATCCTACGACGATCTGGCACCGTTCTTTGTGTTTTATGACCCCAATACATACGTTTCTGGCAATCCAGCCTTGTTTCCTACCCTATCCGATGCCATTCAGGGCAACTATATTTTTAAGGATACTTATATTTTTTCGCTGAAATATACGCAGAGCCAGAACGTAATTGCGACACTTCAACCGCACCTCAACCCAGCAACCAATCAGCTGTACTACTACCCCGAAAATATGGCCCGGCAAAACACGCTCGCGTTAACGACAAGCCTGCCGATAGCGATTACTTCCTGGTGGCAAAGTCAAAACAATCTGACGGGCTTTTACCAGAACCTGACGACAACATACCAGAGTCAGCCTGTAAACCAGAAAGCCTATACGCTTCAACTTACCTCGTCGCATACGATTAAACTGCCTCGCCGGTTCACTGCTGAGGTGACTGGTATGTATCAGAGTCCATCGATTGTTGGCCTGTATCGTACGCGAGCTTCAGGGCAGGTTATCGTCGGTGTTCAAAAGATACTGACTGCCGATAAAGGTACATTCCGACTGGCAGTCAGTGATTTATTCTGGACCAATATTTATAGCACCCAAAGTAACATACCAGCCCTTAACCTGAACGACCGGGGTACATACCACTTCGAGCCGCGCGTGATTCGATTCACCTACTCACGCAATTTCGGTAGCCAGACGGTGAAAGCAGCCAATCGACGGGCGACTGGTTCGGAAGAAGAACGTGGACGGCTCACGCAATGA
- a CDS encoding APC family permease — translation MAHSTNSVSPSLLRGIGRFDFIALIINITIGAGILGLPAKLYALTGTWSLLAYGVSAVVVTLIILCFAEVSSRFSGTGGPYLYARVAFGPLVGFEVGWLFWLSRVAAFASICNLFTTYAALFRPQLAEGWERIGLMTALVVCLALLNYLGVKRSARVNTAFTISKLLSIGVFAGIGLFFIDTTAFKLPAFPSYSSFSQTVLLLIFTFSGFDVATIPSGEVQHPQRTIPLSLLLAIGTVAVLFICVQVVCIGTLPDLAQSERPLADAARHFIGPSGAGFITIVALLTALGTLHALMLTGPRLLFAMAEQGQLPQWLGSTHPRFRTPYAAIIVTATLQLLLAITGTFLYALTLSTLIRLSYFALTCAALPVLRQRTDVMPAQFRVANGLLVSGLTVLLCVWLLSNSSGREARDVAIATAAGLAIFILMRNRRKRA, via the coding sequence TTGGCACACTCAACGAATTCAGTATCACCTTCTCTGCTACGTGGCATTGGCCGGTTTGATTTTATTGCGCTAATTATCAACATTACCATCGGAGCAGGCATTTTAGGCCTGCCAGCTAAACTGTATGCGCTAACTGGCACCTGGAGTCTACTGGCCTACGGGGTAAGCGCTGTAGTGGTGACGCTGATTATTCTGTGTTTTGCTGAAGTTAGCAGCCGGTTCAGTGGCACAGGTGGGCCGTATCTTTACGCCCGCGTCGCTTTTGGACCGCTGGTTGGGTTTGAAGTAGGCTGGCTATTCTGGCTTTCCCGAGTGGCAGCTTTTGCCTCTATCTGCAATTTATTTACTACCTACGCTGCTCTTTTCCGGCCCCAGCTGGCCGAAGGCTGGGAACGAATCGGCCTGATGACGGCTCTGGTCGTTTGCCTGGCCCTTCTGAATTATCTGGGCGTGAAACGGTCGGCACGGGTAAATACGGCGTTCACGATCAGCAAGTTGCTATCCATCGGTGTGTTCGCTGGAATTGGGCTATTTTTTATCGATACAACCGCCTTTAAGTTGCCGGCCTTCCCCTCCTATTCGTCGTTTTCCCAAACAGTTCTGCTGCTGATTTTTACCTTCTCAGGCTTCGATGTAGCAACCATACCTTCGGGCGAGGTCCAGCATCCTCAACGAACAATACCATTATCACTCCTATTGGCTATCGGTACGGTTGCCGTATTGTTTATTTGTGTACAGGTCGTTTGCATTGGCACATTGCCTGATTTAGCTCAGTCTGAACGCCCCTTGGCCGATGCGGCCCGGCACTTTATTGGTCCTTCAGGAGCTGGGTTTATTACGATCGTAGCGTTGTTAACGGCGTTAGGCACCCTCCATGCGTTAATGCTAACAGGACCCCGGCTCCTATTTGCAATGGCTGAGCAAGGGCAGCTGCCCCAATGGTTAGGGTCTACCCACCCGCGTTTCCGGACGCCCTATGCAGCAATTATAGTGACAGCCACCCTTCAACTCCTGCTGGCCATAACCGGAACGTTTCTTTATGCACTGACACTTAGTACACTGATTCGGTTGTCTTATTTTGCCCTTACCTGCGCGGCACTGCCGGTGTTGCGCCAACGAACCGACGTAATGCCTGCCCAGTTTCGAGTAGCCAATGGGCTACTGGTTTCCGGCCTTACTGTGTTACTTTGTGTTTGGCTACTGAGTAATAGTTCGGGGCGCGAAGCGCGGGATGTAGCGATAGCCACCGCTGCAGGATTGGCTATTTTTATCCTGATGCGCAATCGGCGGAAACGAGCATAA
- a CDS encoding DUF3500 domain-containing protein produces the protein MRQTLTAILLCVCLISATSTAFIGSRTNNDIQVMFKLKITEWTNPDSVAVYWFLMPFQKGENTASATKGPYFMRAPGAEGLYQVTIPFPDSVAGKTLFYRYQSTQNRTDTWRRVTFDTKESLVRTDLWGYIDGLTGNVKSARPMPVRQTNTPEEAAELAKPLIGITTNGKPIRNLFPIKKTGVGTKPIQQAVTIFLNALTPDQKTKCLFPVESDEWRKWHNIEFYKRTGIGLEEMTKAQKDLAFGILTTGLSPKGLQKSTDIMAMETYLAYLTPANPLLGGEKYWFTFMGLPSDTEPWGWQIDGHHLVINYFVLGDQVVMTPTFMGSEPTNIESGPNKGLRTYEAEGKKGEALYASLSPQQKKKARLWHQKDYDFNWAEAFKDNEIIATTGISANDLSKPQQAVLLDLVAEYVGNMKEGHARVKMAEVKAHLSETRFTWVQSEAPDSPFYYRIHSPVILIEFDHQIPVTIWDRSKVRPGPVKTHIHTVVRTPNGNDYGRDLLKEHLNRHHAHNK, from the coding sequence ATGCGTCAGACCCTTACCGCCATCCTACTCTGTGTATGTCTGATTTCCGCAACCAGTACCGCTTTTATCGGTTCTCGAACGAATAACGATATACAAGTCATGTTCAAACTGAAGATAACCGAATGGACAAATCCAGATTCGGTGGCTGTCTACTGGTTTCTTATGCCCTTTCAAAAAGGAGAGAATACGGCCAGTGCTACAAAAGGCCCTTATTTCATGCGCGCTCCTGGTGCCGAAGGTCTTTATCAGGTAACCATCCCATTCCCTGATTCTGTTGCAGGAAAAACACTGTTCTATCGGTATCAGTCAACCCAGAACAGGACCGATACATGGAGAAGAGTGACGTTCGATACAAAGGAATCTTTAGTGAGAACAGACCTTTGGGGCTATATTGATGGGTTAACGGGAAACGTGAAATCAGCACGACCCATGCCCGTTCGGCAAACCAATACGCCCGAAGAAGCTGCCGAATTGGCCAAACCCCTTATCGGTATTACAACGAACGGAAAACCCATCCGAAATTTATTTCCGATCAAAAAGACGGGGGTTGGTACCAAACCCATTCAGCAAGCCGTAACCATCTTTCTGAACGCTCTTACCCCTGACCAAAAAACCAAGTGCCTGTTTCCGGTTGAATCTGATGAGTGGCGAAAATGGCATAACATCGAATTCTACAAACGAACGGGTATTGGTCTGGAGGAAATGACAAAGGCCCAAAAAGACCTTGCTTTCGGCATTCTGACCACTGGGCTTAGTCCAAAAGGTCTTCAGAAGTCGACGGATATCATGGCCATGGAAACGTATCTCGCCTATCTGACACCGGCCAATCCACTTCTGGGTGGTGAAAAATATTGGTTTACGTTTATGGGCCTGCCTTCCGATACCGAACCCTGGGGCTGGCAAATCGACGGGCATCATCTGGTTATCAACTACTTCGTGCTGGGCGATCAGGTGGTGATGACCCCTACGTTTATGGGTTCGGAACCGACTAATATCGAATCGGGGCCGAACAAAGGGCTTCGGACGTATGAAGCCGAGGGGAAAAAAGGAGAAGCTTTATATGCGTCACTGAGTCCGCAGCAAAAGAAAAAAGCGAGGTTATGGCATCAAAAAGACTATGATTTCAACTGGGCAGAAGCCTTTAAGGATAACGAAATAATAGCCACCACGGGCATTTCGGCGAACGATTTATCCAAGCCTCAACAGGCAGTTTTGCTTGATTTAGTGGCAGAGTATGTGGGTAATATGAAGGAAGGCCATGCCCGAGTAAAAATGGCGGAAGTAAAAGCTCACCTATCCGAAACCCGCTTTACGTGGGTACAAAGCGAAGCGCCCGACAGCCCTTTTTATTACCGTATCCATAGCCCCGTTATTCTGATCGAATTTGATCATCAGATTCCCGTTACGATCTGGGATCGGTCGAAGGTGCGACCAGGTCCTGTAAAAACACATATTCATACCGTTGTCAGAACGCCCAACGGAAATGATTATGGCAGGGATTTGCTGAAAGAGCATTTGAACAGGCATCATGCTCATAACAAATAG
- a CDS encoding two-component regulator propeller domain-containing protein: MSRFVLVITLLTLPLMSFSQSPRAYFEQITTANGLPENSVSCMLQDHLGFMWLGTQNGLVRYDGNQMTVYQYDPDDPYSLKHNAICHLYEDRQGNIWVGCVGGLYCFDRATQRFIPYSPEKGTEYPGRFEFIYQDRRGSFWVITDRRNLRVLHQYNPKMGRWTHYEHNPAERDGLAFTDVLIMSATGVRLACFLEDAQGDLWVVTRQGATVNSDARLHRYDRASDRFRPYQPTGISAIHPPLNYVKSPRLDRKGMIWVPTYGNGLYQINPRTNQLIAHYRHNPHDAHSLISDTTRTVYEDRSGFLWISTFYGLDRLDPKTHLFTHFSHDPTNLNTPSDKVLDAFGETTNGNIWFGTALAGIDEYDRKTGRFIRYSRNTGQPGALAVGKAGSFLIDKTDLIWAGTIHTGLNKQTRMTRFSVFDYQSRLLAHLASSAVSTIYEAPSEPGVLWFGTNAGLDRYDKKTGKLTHYALDLKNVATIGNDRVSTLTEDASGRFWIGTTNGLYLMDRKRGTFTRYKQNPGNANSLNLNWIKTILSARDGTLWIGTEFGLNQFNPQTGQFTHYYGADTLYHPSLYRFVNTISTTARRLVSAWHTRSEHDITKAFTLAQPTTVAISAMGAVTSAQKNDYGWIEDASGRKVWEISYPRTRYAGGENRRMQIDTLHLPAGAYRLQYRANEGSAQTRFNMPVPTPYHPELWGIQVIKITSEEGDTLIRLAKKWVYSGLSSVVVNVLHEDKKGRIWIGTNGGGLNGYDPATGKFTFYREPMNGFSQITAIHEEPNGTLWVGDYFHGLFSFNADKGITKHYTTVQGLSHNSIMGIVSDDDGYLWLSTFNGLSRFDPATSRFRTYSNSHGLQGLVFRYSPFRSSAGDVFFPGDHGISLLAKHQVFDDPYPPKITLTDVAIFNQKAAIGSNAPLPADVSIADNITLAHNQNELTFSFAALHYNRNPECRYAFKLEPYDNEWVQAGSTRQARYTALKPGSYTFRVKAANADGVWNEKGAQIAVVILPPWWQSWWAYLLYALFIGGSIGAFIQYRSSALRRENRVLEEKVADRTNQLQQSLEQLKSTQTQLIQREKMASLGELTAGIAHEIQNPLNFVNNFAELSTELMEELDEETHQGNTDQIKLIARDIKDNLSKITRHGQRASSIVKGMLEHSRTSSGQKEPTDLNALADEYLRLAYQGLRAKDLTFSCELVTDFAPNLPLANLVPQEIGRVLLNLYNNAFYAVAERQKTASPAYQPTVWVRTAQVDGSVQIRVKDNGTGIPESVKAKIFQPFFTTKPTGEGTGLGLSLSYDIVIKGHGGALDVQSEAGQFTEFRLLLPIA; encoded by the coding sequence ATGAGCCGTTTCGTATTAGTAATAACCCTACTGACACTGCCATTGATGAGCTTTAGTCAGTCGCCACGAGCCTATTTTGAACAGATTACCACGGCTAATGGACTGCCCGAAAACTCGGTTAGCTGCATGCTACAGGATCATTTGGGGTTTATGTGGCTGGGGACTCAGAACGGATTAGTGCGGTATGATGGCAACCAGATGACCGTATATCAGTACGACCCTGACGACCCATACAGCCTGAAACACAATGCTATTTGCCATTTGTATGAAGACCGACAGGGCAATATATGGGTAGGCTGCGTGGGTGGTTTGTATTGCTTTGACCGGGCCACACAACGATTTATACCGTACTCGCCAGAAAAAGGAACGGAATATCCAGGCCGGTTTGAATTTATTTACCAGGACAGACGGGGGAGTTTTTGGGTCATTACCGACAGGAGAAATTTACGAGTCTTACATCAGTATAACCCCAAAATGGGTCGGTGGACACACTACGAGCATAATCCCGCTGAGCGGGATGGACTGGCGTTTACCGATGTATTGATCATGTCGGCAACAGGGGTTCGGCTGGCCTGTTTCCTGGAAGATGCCCAGGGCGACCTTTGGGTAGTAACCCGCCAGGGAGCCACCGTCAATTCTGACGCGCGACTGCATCGATACGACCGGGCCAGCGATCGATTCAGACCCTATCAGCCAACGGGCATTTCGGCTATACATCCGCCCCTCAATTACGTCAAATCGCCCCGTTTAGACCGCAAAGGTATGATTTGGGTGCCTACCTACGGCAATGGCCTGTATCAGATCAATCCAAGGACCAATCAACTTATCGCCCATTATCGACACAATCCACACGATGCCCATAGCCTGATTTCCGATACGACCCGAACCGTATATGAAGATCGCTCGGGATTTCTCTGGATTTCTACGTTTTATGGCCTGGATCGCCTGGACCCTAAAACCCATTTATTTACCCATTTTTCCCATGACCCCACCAACCTGAATACGCCATCCGATAAAGTACTCGATGCATTTGGTGAGACGACCAATGGCAACATCTGGTTTGGGACAGCACTGGCGGGAATAGATGAATATGACCGAAAGACAGGGCGTTTTATTCGGTACTCGCGGAACACCGGGCAACCGGGTGCTCTGGCAGTTGGAAAAGCGGGATCGTTTTTGATTGACAAAACCGACTTAATCTGGGCGGGGACCATCCATACTGGCCTCAACAAGCAGACGCGGATGACGCGTTTCTCGGTCTTCGATTACCAGTCTCGACTACTCGCTCACCTGGCTTCTTCTGCGGTAAGTACTATCTATGAAGCCCCTTCCGAACCAGGTGTGCTTTGGTTTGGTACGAATGCAGGACTCGATCGGTACGATAAAAAAACGGGAAAGTTGACCCACTATGCCCTGGATCTGAAGAATGTAGCAACCATAGGCAACGACCGGGTAAGCACCCTAACCGAAGATGCCAGTGGTCGCTTTTGGATAGGAACGACCAACGGACTTTACCTGATGGATCGAAAGCGGGGGACGTTCACCCGATATAAACAAAATCCAGGTAACGCTAACTCTCTGAACTTAAATTGGATCAAGACAATCCTGTCGGCACGGGATGGTACCTTATGGATTGGCACCGAGTTTGGGTTGAATCAGTTCAATCCGCAAACAGGTCAGTTTACCCATTATTACGGGGCCGATACACTCTACCATCCAAGCTTGTATCGGTTCGTTAATACAATTAGCACAACGGCCCGTCGGCTTGTGTCAGCCTGGCATACCAGGAGTGAGCACGATATTACGAAGGCATTTACCCTCGCCCAACCGACTACAGTCGCTATTTCGGCGATGGGTGCGGTAACCTCAGCCCAAAAGAATGACTACGGCTGGATTGAGGATGCCTCCGGACGTAAGGTCTGGGAAATAAGTTACCCGCGTACCCGCTACGCCGGGGGTGAAAACAGGCGCATGCAAATCGATACTCTGCACTTACCGGCAGGCGCCTACCGACTTCAGTATAGAGCGAATGAGGGGTCTGCACAAACGCGATTCAACATGCCCGTTCCTACACCCTATCATCCAGAACTTTGGGGTATTCAGGTCATAAAAATTACGTCTGAGGAAGGTGACACCCTAATCCGGCTGGCCAAAAAGTGGGTTTATTCCGGCTTATCATCTGTTGTTGTTAATGTACTTCACGAAGATAAAAAAGGGCGGATCTGGATTGGGACCAACGGGGGTGGCCTGAACGGCTACGATCCAGCGACAGGCAAGTTCACGTTCTATCGCGAACCAATGAATGGGTTTAGCCAAATCACGGCCATTCACGAAGAACCCAATGGAACACTTTGGGTAGGTGATTATTTTCATGGATTGTTCTCGTTTAACGCCGATAAAGGGATCACAAAACACTACACGACCGTTCAGGGCCTTTCCCATAATAGCATCATGGGTATTGTGTCGGATGACGACGGATATCTCTGGCTGAGTACATTCAATGGCCTGTCCCGGTTTGATCCGGCAACCAGCCGTTTTCGTACCTACTCGAATTCGCATGGATTGCAGGGATTGGTATTTCGCTATTCTCCGTTTAGAAGTTCGGCAGGTGACGTATTCTTCCCCGGCGATCATGGCATCAGCCTGTTAGCCAAACATCAGGTATTCGACGATCCTTACCCGCCCAAAATAACGCTGACAGATGTAGCGATATTCAACCAAAAAGCAGCTATTGGCTCCAATGCCCCCTTGCCTGCTGACGTGTCGATTGCAGATAACATTACTCTGGCCCACAACCAGAATGAATTGACGTTTTCATTTGCAGCGCTTCATTATAACCGTAATCCGGAGTGTCGATATGCATTCAAGCTTGAACCATACGACAACGAATGGGTCCAGGCGGGATCAACCCGGCAGGCCCGTTATACAGCTCTGAAACCCGGATCATATACATTCAGGGTTAAAGCTGCCAACGCCGATGGAGTATGGAACGAGAAAGGTGCCCAAATTGCAGTCGTTATTTTACCCCCCTGGTGGCAATCCTGGTGGGCCTATTTGCTATATGCACTCTTTATTGGAGGAAGCATAGGGGCGTTTATTCAATACCGTTCGAGCGCCTTACGGCGAGAAAATCGGGTACTGGAAGAAAAAGTGGCGGATCGAACGAACCAACTCCAACAATCATTGGAACAGCTCAAGTCCACCCAGACTCAACTCATCCAGCGGGAGAAAATGGCCTCCCTGGGCGAGCTCACGGCAGGCATCGCCCATGAAATCCAGAATCCCTTAAACTTCGTCAATAACTTCGCCGAACTGAGCACCGAACTGATGGAGGAACTCGATGAGGAAACCCATCAGGGAAATACCGACCAGATCAAACTCATTGCCCGTGATATCAAAGACAACTTAAGCAAAATCACCCGTCACGGCCAACGCGCCAGCAGCATCGTCAAAGGCATGCTCGAACACTCCCGTACCAGCTCGGGTCAGAAGGAGCCCACCGACCTCAACGCCTTAGCCGATGAATACCTACGACTGGCTTATCAGGGTTTGCGAGCCAAAGACCTAACCTTTAGCTGCGAGTTAGTCACCGACTTTGCCCCAAACTTGCCTCTGGCGAACCTAGTGCCCCAAGAGATCGGCCGGGTGTTGTTGAACCTGTACAACAATGCCTTCTACGCGGTTGCTGAACGGCAGAAAACAGCATCACCGGCGTATCAGCCCACCGTTTGGGTGCGTACGGCTCAGGTCGATGGCAGCGTGCAGATTCGGGTCAAAGACAATGGCACGGGCATTCCGGAATCGGTGAAGGCGAAGATTTTTCAACCCTTCTTTACGACCAAGCCTACGGGAGAGGGCACGGGTTTAGGGCTGTCGTTGAGTTATGATATTGTGATCAAGGGGCATGGGGGTGCACTCGACGTGCAGAGCGAAGCGGGACAGTTCACAGAATTCAGGCTCTTACTACCCATTGCTTAA